Proteins encoded together in one Planctomyces sp. SH-PL14 window:
- a CDS encoding PQQ-binding-like beta-propeller repeat protein, which produces MTILQLVELHLAIFSGVAAATLAILVGRGACSRFPARLFRFSNSFKMHTSPRMIPASSAAARLFPGRTRPMADFLNAAGSTWKRTACVALLLGGGALAGAEARAESAWPSFQNGGAVSLSADLPTKWDAATSVAWHQDLVGYGQSSPVVWKGQVYITSVSGANKETYHVVAYSLKEGTKLWQYDVANPSPQESTSYVSKAAPTPVADDKGLVCFFEGGIVAGLTHGGEKRWERNLVTEFGAIDSRHGVSASVEQNADLAFLWVERTTEPYVLAVNKSTGETAWKVAGIGKTSWASPRLVPVAEGESHLVLSAIGFLVGLDPKTGERLWTFDQIAGNSTPTPVPAGNGKFLIGATTGQGESGGGNPPDSNGMVAIGRDANGQWAAQWIWHAKRATSSFGSPILAEGNAYFVNRSGVLYCLDQETGEEHYAQRAGESVWATPLATKGHVLLFGKGGTVSAVATGKTFEKLGESIAWEGAGAAPAEGRGGPPGASGPVLYGAAFVDGSLLLRRGDQLICVRTK; this is translated from the coding sequence ATGACGATCCTTCAGCTGGTCGAACTGCACTTGGCGATCTTCAGTGGTGTCGCGGCGGCGACGCTTGCCATCCTGGTCGGGCGCGGAGCATGCTCCCGCTTCCCCGCCCGTCTCTTTCGGTTCAGCAACAGCTTCAAGATGCACACTTCTCCCCGCATGATTCCTGCCTCTTCCGCGGCCGCACGGCTCTTCCCGGGACGAACCCGGCCGATGGCGGACTTCCTGAACGCCGCCGGTTCGACGTGGAAGCGGACTGCCTGCGTCGCCCTGCTTCTGGGTGGGGGGGCTCTGGCTGGGGCGGAGGCTCGCGCGGAGTCGGCCTGGCCGAGTTTCCAGAATGGCGGCGCCGTCTCTCTCTCGGCTGACCTCCCGACAAAGTGGGACGCCGCCACCAGCGTCGCCTGGCATCAGGATCTCGTCGGCTACGGCCAGTCGAGCCCCGTGGTCTGGAAGGGCCAGGTGTACATCACCTCCGTCAGCGGCGCGAACAAGGAGACGTACCACGTCGTCGCCTACTCGCTGAAGGAGGGCACCAAGCTCTGGCAGTACGACGTGGCCAACCCCTCGCCCCAGGAGAGCACCTCTTACGTCTCTAAGGCGGCTCCGACACCGGTGGCTGATGACAAGGGGCTGGTCTGCTTCTTCGAGGGAGGGATCGTCGCCGGTCTGACTCATGGCGGCGAGAAGCGCTGGGAGCGGAATCTCGTTACCGAGTTCGGAGCGATCGACAGCCGCCACGGCGTCTCCGCCTCCGTCGAACAGAATGCCGACCTGGCCTTCCTGTGGGTCGAACGGACGACCGAGCCTTACGTTCTGGCGGTCAACAAGAGCACCGGCGAAACCGCGTGGAAGGTGGCCGGCATCGGCAAGACGAGCTGGGCCAGCCCGCGCCTCGTGCCGGTGGCGGAGGGTGAGTCCCATCTCGTGCTGAGTGCGATCGGGTTCCTCGTTGGTCTCGATCCGAAGACGGGCGAGCGGCTCTGGACCTTCGACCAGATCGCGGGGAACTCGACCCCCACGCCGGTTCCCGCCGGAAACGGAAAATTCCTGATCGGCGCGACGACCGGCCAGGGGGAGAGTGGCGGCGGAAATCCGCCGGACTCGAATGGGATGGTGGCGATCGGCCGCGATGCGAATGGCCAGTGGGCCGCGCAATGGATCTGGCACGCCAAGCGGGCGACGTCGTCCTTTGGATCGCCGATCCTTGCTGAGGGGAATGCGTACTTCGTCAACCGGTCCGGGGTGCTGTACTGTCTGGACCAGGAGACGGGGGAGGAGCACTACGCTCAGCGGGCCGGGGAGAGCGTGTGGGCCACGCCGCTGGCGACGAAGGGGCACGTCCTGCTGTTCGGCAAAGGGGGGACGGTCTCAGCGGTTGCGACCGGGAAGACTTTTGAGAAGCTGGGCGAGAGCATTGCCTGGGAAGGGGCCGGAGCGGCGCCGGCCGAAGGGCGCGGTGGTCCTCCTGGTGCGTCGGGACCGGTCCTTTATGGCGCGGCCTTCGTGGACGGCAGCCTGTTGTTGCGGCGGGGAGATCAGCTGATCTGCGTTCGGACGAAGTAA
- the acpP gene encoding acyl carrier protein, with product MSQSLEEKVIAIVSEQLSVPVEEIKLESNFIDDLKADSLDIVELGMAFEDKFGVSIPDEDYEKLKTVGDAVSYIKQRGNA from the coding sequence GTGTCGCAGAGTCTTGAGGAGAAAGTCATCGCCATTGTGAGCGAGCAGCTCAGCGTGCCGGTGGAAGAGATCAAGCTGGAAAGCAACTTCATCGATGATCTCAAGGCCGATTCGCTCGACATCGTCGAACTGGGCATGGCTTTCGAAGACAAGTTCGGTGTGAGCATTCCGGACGAAGACTACGAAAAGCTGAAGACGGTCGGAGACGCCGTCAGCTACATCAAGCAGCGAGGGAACGCGTAA
- the fabF gene encoding beta-ketoacyl-ACP synthase II — translation MARRVVVTGLGVVTALGCETAEFWDAICAGKSGIGPIRRFDCSTFKVNFGGEIAKIDFAESLGLLDKDVKRMDRFVQFGMLAAMRAIHQSGMDFSVGDPYRYGTLIGSGIGGLNEIEQQHSTLFDRGPSRVSPFMIPKLMVNAAAGNISVQWHLKGPNSAIATACASATNAIGDAYKLIQHDMADVMVTGGSEAAITPMGLSGFARMQALSTRCDNPQAASRPFDRDRDGFVMSEGAGVVVLEEYEHARKRGAPIIAEVLGYGMSADGTHMTAPCPEGKGAAYAMSAALRDAKLNPDEIQYVNAHGTSTPLGDKAETIAIKSVFTEHARKFAVSSTKSQLGHLLGASGGVEFVISALALKEQVAPPTINLDNPDPECDLDYIPHSARQMKLNRVLSNSFGFGGHNACLILGRVS, via the coding sequence ATGGCCAGGCGAGTCGTTGTCACCGGCCTGGGCGTCGTCACGGCGCTCGGATGTGAGACCGCGGAGTTCTGGGACGCGATCTGCGCTGGAAAAAGCGGGATCGGTCCCATCCGTCGGTTCGATTGCTCTACGTTCAAAGTCAACTTCGGCGGTGAAATCGCCAAGATCGACTTTGCGGAGAGCCTCGGACTGCTGGATAAGGACGTCAAGCGGATGGATCGCTTCGTGCAGTTCGGCATGCTGGCCGCAATGCGGGCGATCCACCAGTCCGGCATGGACTTCTCCGTCGGTGACCCCTACCGCTACGGCACGCTCATTGGCAGCGGGATCGGCGGCCTCAACGAGATCGAGCAGCAGCACTCCACGCTGTTCGATCGCGGCCCCTCCCGCGTCTCGCCGTTCATGATTCCCAAGCTGATGGTCAACGCCGCGGCGGGGAACATCTCGGTGCAGTGGCACCTCAAGGGGCCCAACAGCGCCATCGCCACCGCCTGTGCATCGGCGACGAACGCCATCGGCGACGCGTACAAGCTGATCCAGCACGACATGGCCGACGTCATGGTGACCGGCGGCAGCGAAGCCGCGATCACTCCGATGGGGCTCTCCGGCTTTGCCCGGATGCAGGCCCTCTCGACGCGGTGCGACAATCCGCAGGCGGCGAGCCGTCCGTTCGACCGCGACCGGGACGGATTCGTCATGTCCGAAGGGGCTGGCGTCGTCGTCCTCGAGGAATACGAACACGCCCGCAAGCGTGGCGCTCCGATCATTGCTGAGGTCCTGGGTTACGGGATGTCGGCCGACGGCACGCACATGACCGCTCCCTGTCCGGAAGGGAAGGGGGCCGCCTATGCGATGTCCGCCGCCCTCCGCGACGCAAAGCTGAATCCGGACGAGATTCAGTACGTCAACGCCCACGGCACGAGCACCCCGCTCGGCGACAAGGCGGAGACGATCGCGATCAAGAGTGTCTTTACCGAGCACGCTCGGAAGTTCGCCGTCTCCAGCACGAAGAGCCAGCTTGGCCACCTGCTGGGAGCCTCCGGTGGCGTGGAGTTCGTGATCTCGGCTCTGGCTCTCAAGGAGCAGGTGGCTCCGCCGACGATCAATCTCGACAACCCGGATCCGGAGTGCGATCTGGATTACATCCCCCACTCGGCCCGGCAGATGAAGCTGAACCGGGTTCTTTCGAACAGCTTCGGGTTTGGCGGTCACAATGCTTGTCTGATTCTGGGACGCGTTTCCTGA